ACGACCTGAGACGAAGCATCGTCGTGACGCGCAGTGACGTGGAACGCGCCTACCTCCAGCGCTACGGAAACGATCGCAAGCCCTCCAACATGACCTTTCGGGAGATCCGAGTTCGTCTTGACGATGAGCAGTCGGCGGCTCGCATCGCGCGCCAGCTGTCCCGCGGCGAGCCCTTTGCCGAGGTTGCCACCGACGAGGCGAACACGTCTCGGCGGAGCGAGGGCGGGCTTTGGCCGCCGATCAGCTTCACGGGCGAGTTCGACGAGGCGACCTTCTTCCCGAGTGATCCCGAGCTCGACGAAGCGTTGCGAGGCCTGACGCCGGGCGAGTGGGCCGGTCCGATCGAGAGCGATCGCTACACGCACTGGATCTACCTGGACGGCATCGAAGTAGGCTACAAGACCTGGGCCGAGGCGCAAAGCGAGCTTCGGGCCGAGCTCTACGACCGGCGGCTGGAAGAGGCCTATCAGCGCGAAATGGCTCGCTTGTTCGAGCAAGCCGGGCTGGAAGACCGTGCCGCCATGCAACGCGAGTTGCTTGCGGTCGCCACCGAATGGTTCTACCCAAAGCGGTAGCGTCGCGGTGCGCGTGGGTCGTCGTGACAAGCTGGGACCACTCGGAGAACGGGCCGCCGCTCGCTATCTGCGACGACTGGGCTATCGCGTACTCGGCCGGAATCTGGAGACTCGCTTCGGCGAAGCCGACCTTCTCTGCCGGGCGCCGGGTGGATGCATCGTGGTGGTCGAGGTGAAGGCGCGTCGGTACCGCACGGGCGCCCCACCACCCGAGGCTGCGGTCACGCTGGCCAAGCGCCAACGCCTGGCGCGAATCCTGGAACACCTCGTGCGGACCAATGGCTGGGAATCTCGCCCGCGGCGCATCGACGTGATTGCCGTCGAGTTCCACAGCCGACGCTGGCGAGGGCCGCGGCCCGAGATCCGCCACATCGAGAACGCCGTTCTCCGGGGGGGCGGTGTGCGCTAGCGCGTAGGTATGGCGCCGGGTTCATCGGCGGGCGAAGCCCCGGTCGGAGCCGACCAATCCCGGCGGCCCGCCAGGCGATCCCTGAATTGTGCCTCGGCCCGGCGTTCCTCGACGATCTGGAGGTCCAGCCGGAGCGGAACGATGACGCTGAACATCGAGCCGCGCCCCATGTCGGACACGAGCTGGATCTCACACTGAAGCACGCCCGCCAGTTCCTTAGCGATAGCCAGGCCCAGCCCGGTGCCGGCATGCTCACGCGTGCGGCTCGCGTCGACCTGGGTGAACTTCTCGAAGACGCGCTCCTGGTCTTCGGGCGAGATGCCCGGCCCGTTATCGATGACGCTGATGCGAACACGATCCTGCCCGCTGGCATCGGAGAGCCGTTCGGCCCGCAACTCGACACGCATGGGCCCGGTCGAACCGGGGGCGCCGGTGAACTTGACGGCGTTGGAGAGGAAGTTGAACACGACCTGCTGGAGCTTCTTGGGGTCGGTCTCGATGAGCGGCAGGTCGCGCTCCACGTGCTGGACGAGCTCGATGTGGCGGCGCTGGGCGAGCGGGTCTACCAGGCCGATGAGCGTCTCGCAGAGCGCGGGAACGCTGACCGGCTGCACGTGGAGCTCGAAGCGGCCGGCCTCGAGTTTCGCCATCTCGAGCAAGCCGTTGATCATTTCCAGCAGGTCGCGCCCGGCGGTATGGATGTACTGCAAGTACCGCATGCGCTTGGCGCGCTGTTCGGGCGTTTCGGCGACGCCCTGCTCGCTCGACTGGGCAATCTCCAGCAGCAATTCGGCGAAACCGTTGATGGAGTTCAGCGGCGTGCGGAGCTCGTGACTGACGTTGGCCAGGAAGTCGCTCTTGAGCCGGTTGGCGTCGAAGAGGATCTTGTTCGCCTCGGCCAGTTCGCTGACGCGACTCTCCAGGGCGCTTCCGGCCGCGCGGAGGCGTTGTTCGTTGGCCTGCAACGCGCTGAGCATGGCGTTGAACGCGTTAGCTAGCTCTTCAAACTCGTCGCGCGTGCCCACGTCCACCCGATGGGTCATGTCTCCCTCGCGTACGCGGTCGGCCGCACGCCGGAGCACCTCGACCGGCTTGAGGATGATGCGATGCAGCAATATATAAAACAGCCCCACCGCCACCGCGAGCACCGCGGCACCTGCGTTGAGCAGGTAGATGGCATTCACCGCCATGAGCCAGGCGGCGCCCTCTGCCGGACGCTCGAGGGTGATGATGCCTTCCAGGCGTCCGGGGGTCGCAGACTGATCCGGATCGGCGGGCGGCGTGGAAGGGCCGCGGATGGCGCGGGCGTATCGCTCCGTGCGTTCGGTACGCGTCAGGATGCGCCACTGGTACTTCCAGCTGTGGTCGCGCAGTTCCGACTTGGGGTTCTGCTCTCGCTGGAATCGGTTCAGGGCCCGACGCAGGAACGGATCGTCCTGGGCCTGGCGTTCGGCCGAGGCGGGTGTATGCCAGGTGGCGACGATGCCCAGACGATCGGTCGGCTCGCCGGGCTCGGGCCAGGCCCCCTCTCCGGCGGCACGCCAGCTATCCACCTTCTGACGGCTGAGCTGGAGTTCGCCGCTGGTGACGAGCGCGCTCATGCGGAGCCAGGCCACGCCCAGCGCGATCGCGATGATGAGCACCAGGGCGGCGCCGAACAGGACCAGCGCCTTATCGGCCAGCGCCAGCCGGCGGATGCGGTCGAAGATGGCGCCTGCCAGCTTGAACATGAGCCCGACATGGTAGTTCGGCGGTCGGGTCGGCCGCGTACCATCCCGGCCTATGCCCCGCGTGTACCTCGAGACGTTCGGCTGCCAGATGAACGAACTGGACAGCGAGTTGGTGGCCGGCCGTCTGGCCCAGCTCGGCTATGCCATGACACGTCGGTCCGAAGAGGCCGACGTGGTGCTCTACAACACATGCTCGGTGCGTGAGCAGGCCGAGCAGAAGGTCTGGAGCCGTTTGGGCGAACTCAAGAAGACCAAGAGGGATCGGCCCGGACTGGTCGTGGGCGTGCTGGGTTGCATGGCAGAGCGGGACGGCGCCGACCTGATGAAGCGGATGCCCGTGGTCGACATCATGTGCGGGCCTGGGGAACTGGACAAGCTCCCCGAACTGCTGGACAACGCCGTGAGGGCCCGGGCGTCCCTGAATGGGGACCAGTCCGCGAGCCAGGCGGCGTTGCAAGGCAATACGAGCCGGCGCAGCCAGACGCTGGCGGCCGCCGAGGACCAACTGGAATTGCTGGATCTCTCGCGGACGATCTCGCCGGTGGACCCCAGTGGGAGCCATCGCAGCGCGTACGTGCGGATCACGCGGGGGTGCAACAAGTTCTGCACGTACTGCGTCGTGCCGTTCACGCGCGGGGCGGAGATCCACAGACCGCCCGAGCACATCATCGAGGAGTGCAAGCGGCTGGCCGACGCGGGCGTGGTCGAGGTGACGCTGCTGGGCCAAACGGTGAACCACTACCGCTTCGAGCACGGGGCATCGGTGACGGTGGGCGGCGTGGTGCAGCCCCAGAAGGGGCGGACGTACAAGGGCAGCCACCATCGCGACGCGTTCGCCGGCACGA
This portion of the Phycisphaerales bacterium genome encodes:
- a CDS encoding peptidylprolyl isomerase, which codes for MVLLDVKVGEVNNKAIFAAEFLDPLAQRLRALAYQDVDTPDGGTVSELVPLATWQRQASAIITEQLEIFITNELVIAQGLASFTPAQRAGLRNFLGLARGDLERRSGGSITRAVRTLGTGQTLSEYLQEVRNRQLINRFGDDLRRSIVVTRSDVERAYLQRYGNDRKPSNMTFREIRVRLDDEQSAARIARQLSRGEPFAEVATDEANTSRRSEGGLWPPISFTGEFDEATFFPSDPELDEALRGLTPGEWAGPIESDRYTHWIYLDGIEVGYKTWAEAQSELRAELYDRRLEEAYQREMARLFEQAGLEDRAAMQRELLAVATEWFYPKR
- a CDS encoding HAMP domain-containing sensor histidine kinase is translated as MFKLAGAIFDRIRRLALADKALVLFGAALVLIIAIALGVAWLRMSALVTSGELQLSRQKVDSWRAAGEGAWPEPGEPTDRLGIVATWHTPASAERQAQDDPFLRRALNRFQREQNPKSELRDHSWKYQWRILTRTERTERYARAIRGPSTPPADPDQSATPGRLEGIITLERPAEGAAWLMAVNAIYLLNAGAAVLAVAVGLFYILLHRIILKPVEVLRRAADRVREGDMTHRVDVGTRDEFEELANAFNAMLSALQANEQRLRAAGSALESRVSELAEANKILFDANRLKSDFLANVSHELRTPLNSINGFAELLLEIAQSSEQGVAETPEQRAKRMRYLQYIHTAGRDLLEMINGLLEMAKLEAGRFELHVQPVSVPALCETLIGLVDPLAQRRHIELVQHVERDLPLIETDPKKLQQVVFNFLSNAVKFTGAPGSTGPMRVELRAERLSDASGQDRVRISVIDNGPGISPEDQERVFEKFTQVDASRTREHAGTGLGLAIAKELAGVLQCEIQLVSDMGRGSMFSVIVPLRLDLQIVEERRAEAQFRDRLAGRRDWSAPTGASPADEPGAIPTR
- a CDS encoding YraN family protein, yielding MGRRDKLGPLGERAAARYLRRLGYRVLGRNLETRFGEADLLCRAPGGCIVVVEVKARRYRTGAPPPEAAVTLAKRQRLARILEHLVRTNGWESRPRRIDVIAVEFHSRRWRGPRPEIRHIENAVLRGGGVR